TCTGCTGGGAGGTGGCTGCCGGGGCGGGTGGGGCTGCGTGTGGCCACAGCGTCACAGCACGCGGATGCGGAGATGGCCAAGGCAGGCGACTTCCACTCAGAGGAGCGGAATAACTGGGTTGCGTCACCTCAGATTTCAAACAGAAGATCAGGAGTTTGATTCATTGCCCACTTTACTGGAATTCTACAAAATGTCCTATTTGGACACTACAATGTTGATAGAAGCatttcccagggcctggcagggaaATGGGGCGATTTTCAGGCAGAAAGAGCCAGAGGATGTGTGACCCAGCCTCTCCTTGACTTTAAGAGAGGAGACATCCTGAGAATCCAGGAAAATCCGGAAGAGCAGCGGTGGAATGAGGACAGCAAAGGCAAGGAGGGTGGGGGGTGTCGATCCCAGTCCCTTATGCTGAGAAGTATGGACCTGGCTCTGACTGGCAGTCAGTGAACTGGTAAAGGTCTCAGGATTAATACGAGTGGTCAGATGGCAGGGGAGTATAATGCAAATGAGGTCACTTCCCATTCACTCTTGTCCATCTGCTGGATCAACAGAACCCGATGAGGACTTCAGCAGAGTGTAGTTTAACAAACAGTTTTGCTGACAGAAGGGAACAatctttttcagttcttttgcaaCTGCCGTCCCATATAATTTCTTGCAGAGGTTAAAGGCGGTTTAGCTCATGTAAGCGTTCTGTTCTTTATGATCTTCTGGGACAGAATTACTCCATTCCTAGTCACAGTACACCATGGCCAAGGTCTGAAGCTGGAGAGTTTATGTGTGAACTTCTGAACTGGCTTATTTCAGGTGGTAGTGGTTATGGCTCTGTGTACGCCAGGGAGAGGGGTCTAGCCCCTTGTCCTCAGGCAGTGCAAATCAATCTCAGGAAAAGTGGTGGAATTAGGAAGGTTAGGCACTGCTTATCCTGATTTATTTAAcggttttccttttcattctgaaaCCATTCTATTAAATGGCAATAGACTGTTCCCATCCGCCTCCATGAAGTAATCACATACCATGTGAAGTAATCACACACCATGTGAATAATACACAATGGGACTGCTTTTCCACTTGTAAAACATGACCAGGTATGACTCATTCTGACATTTCAAATCCTATTAATTCTGGGGGCACAGCTAGAggcatttgtcttcttttctagCCAATGATTCACATATTTTCTTCAGATTCCTGTCCTTTTCCCCCAAACCTACAAGTAGGTTAACTCTAAGAGAAGTGCACGTTTTCATTTCAGCTGAGAAGCAGGATGTGTAAGGCACCTTACTCAGTGCATAGCATTAAGCCAGCATTGGACCCACTAAACACCCAGTTCTCTGCCTTCCCCCAAGGAGTCATTGTAGGTTCACACTGCATCAGCAGTTAAATAACTCCTTACTCCTGACTTTCCCGTCATAGTCCTGTGACAGCTGACACTGCTACAAACATCGTGTCCTTAGCAAGGAACTGTCCACAGCAGGAAGGCAACAATCAAGGTTCCTCCCTTAGACATCTTTCTATTTTCATCAGAGAACAAAACTCTTTCACAGAAGCCCCAGCCCATTCCAGATCCTCAAGTGTCATTGGCCAAAACAGAGTCACATGTCTACCCCAAAACCAATCATGGACAAAAGAGAGTGGGGGTGTCCTAGTAGATTTAAACCAATCATCATTCAGCCCCTTTGTGGCACCCATGACCCTGTCACACCCAATCTTGCCTCAGCCAGGTGGCAATTTTTTGATTTTGTCTATGTTGTGGGGGTGACCATTACAATGTGACCTTGACTCGCTCATTCCAAACTTGGGGAGTGTGTGAAAGTTGGAGAAAACTTCTCATTAAATATTTCCAATGTTATCTATttgtcaagttttttttaaatgaaaacaagtaCTTTATGCAGTTAGAAGCTCCAAGCAGTGTGGAAAGATTAAATGGAAAGCATGCAATACTAATATTTGGAGCAAGAGATGAGGCTCCTCTGTTGCTAGTGCCAATCTCTGTGTAACCACTGCTCTGCCCACCACTGGTTCAGCAGTGACCGCTCTCCACAGTCTGCCCAGAGTTGTGGTGAGTATGCATATAAACTAAGGCCAAAATTTCAACTGGATTTCTGAATGGATTTTCCAGACTCACAACAAAAGCAACATTCTGAAAGCCACAATGATTTGCAAGAGCCAGAGGAGAGAGATTTTTAGGAttctaaaaatttctctttcaatatCAACAGCAGTATGACGGTGTAAACCCGGATCCAGAGATGAGACAGTGGTGGGGGACCAGCCTCCCTGTCCTTGCAAGGACAGATATGGTTCTACTGGAGCAGAAGGGGaaccagaaagaaagaggagcaCACCATATACAGCGataaactcaaatggcttaaagacctaagtTTAAggcatgacaccataaaactcctagaagagaatataggtaaaacattcttggccataaattgtagcaatattctCTTAGATcggtctcccaaggcaaaagaaataaaagcaaaaataaacaagtgggacctaatcaagcttaaaaagcttttgcacagcaaaggaaaccttcaacaaaacaaaaagaaaacctctggaatgggagaaaacatttgcaaataatgcgacggacaaggggttaatatccaaaatatacaaatagttcacacaactcaatatcaaaaaaatgaacaacccaatcaaaaaatggtcagaggacctaaatagacatttttccaaagaagccaTACAGAtgcccaacaggcacatgaaaaggttctcaacgtcactaattatcagagaaatgtaaatcaaaaccacaatgaggtatcacctcacaccaatcaaaatcgctatcatcaaaaagtctacaaataataaatgctggagagaatgtggagaaaaggaaaccatcctacactgttggtgaaaatgcaaattggtgcagtcactatggggTGGTttgtatggaggctccttaaaaagctaaaaatagagccACCAtctgatctagcaatcccacacctgggtcGCTATccggaaaaagacaaaaactcgaattcaaaaagatacatgtaccccaatgttcataacagcactatttacaatagccaagacatggaaacaccccaagtgcccatcaacagacaattagcttaagaagatgtggggtgtatatgtgtgtgtgtgtgtgtgtgtgtatatgtatacatatatatgtatgtatatatgtatatatataatggaatattactcagacataaaaagaatgaaatactgccatttgcagcaacaaaaaCAGACCCAgggaatattatacttagtggagtaaatcaggcagagaaagacaaatattaatggtatcacttatatgtggaatctaaaaaataatacaaatgaatctatatataaaacagaaacagatccacagacatagaaaacaaacctatggttaccaaaggggaaagggaggggtaaagtatgggattaacagatacacaatactatacataaaatagatagataagcaacaaggatttactgtataacacaaggaattatattcaatatcttataataacttatcacttatatgtagaatcttaaagtCACAGTCATAGAAACAGCAGAGAAGTGGTTGTCAGGAGCTGGGGggtcaggggaagagggagaggttggtaagagggtacaaactttcagctattaAGATGAATAAGAACTGATGGttttaatgtaaaacatggtaactatagttgataacactgtaatGTTTAATTGAAATCTGCTAAAAGAGTAGAATTTAAGTGTTCTcacctggaaaacaaaagaagtatGTGAGGTTATGGATATCCTAACTATATGGGAGAATCCTTTTacaatgtatacatgtatcaaatcacgATGTACACTTTAAGTATCTTACAactttatatgtcaattacacctcaatgaagaagaaattttaaaaataccttgggAACACTATacagtcttttcaaaattaaggaaaaatatttgaaatgatggCAGTGCTCCAGTCTCCCCGGGCTTATCTGTCTCCCACAGAGAGAcaggtccccctcccccaaccccgccaGTTCCTTGGTGGCGCGGGTCCACAGGAAACAACTCGGGCCACCCTCCTAGGTGGCCTTGCTCAGCCCGGCCTCGCAGATCCAGCGGTAGGGCCTCTGGCAGGCATCGTCATTCCACTTGCCATCGGGATGGAAGTGCGCACAGTCCTCGCCCCCGCCCAGCCCATGCCCGGACCAGTCATCTGGCTGACCTGGCTTCCAATTCCTGGGGGCAGAGGACAACAGCCAACTCAGAAGGTCAGATGGAACAGAACCCAGGTCTGGGAAGAAGGGGCCGTGGGTCAGACCCTCTAGGAGCAGAGCTGAAGGAGGGAGGACACAGAAAGCCGGGGGTACTCACTTGAAGTTGGTCTCATAGTCCGTCCCATCCGCCCACTTCCAGACTCCATCCAGATCGCTGAGACCCATCCAGGTGTAGGAGGCGATGTGTGCCTGGACAAAATTCTGGGGGGACAGTAGGGCTTGGTGACTTCTCCCCATCCCAGCCAGCTCCTTGGACTAGCAGTTCTGAACTTCACGTGTCAGTTACATCGTTTGAGGAGATTCCGGGGCCAATTAAACCTCTGAGGGTCTGGCTCAGATGGCAgtagtttttaaagctccccaggtgattccaatgtgcagccaaggttgagaaccgtTTGCTTCAATGGGACATGTCTTGGGATGCGAGGTCCAGAGGccctcacctgctcctccccgGAGTTGATGACCACCAGGTGGGCATCCTCCAGCTGGCACTGCTTCTCAGCCTCGGgccagggcttcccagaggaagagaACCAGTAGCAGCTGCCTTCGTGCTCCAGCCAATTAGTGGGACAGCAGGTGTTGCGAGACCCTaaggggccagggtgggggagggtatgaGATGCTGCCCAGGGGCCATGGGCAGGAAGTAGGGCCAAGCACGCCCCCAAACCCCTCACCATTGCTCTCCAGAGCAGCCACCTTGCAGGTCAGGGACTTCAAGTTCTTGACCAGATGTTGGACTTGCAGGAGCATTTCCGAATAACCTGGGACACACACAGATGGGCAGTGGAGACAGTGCCCTGGGTGTGAGGTCTGCTCTATGAGCCCCTGGAGACCAGAGGTCCATGCATGGGAGCCCCCTTGCCCTCCCTTGCCcaggtggaggggagcaggggcctGACCTGCCTTGAGTTCCTGCTGCTGATTCTCCAACTTGCCATCCAGGGAAAACATCTTGTCGTTCAAGCTAcgggctggaggggagggcactCAGCACCACGTGGCTGCTCCCATTCCCGCTCTGTCCTGAGAGCCTGGCCCCGGCCCCTCCACACACTCTCCCGGAGTGTCTCTCACCTGCTTGTAATTCCTGCTTGTGGTTTTCCACTTCGGCTTTCAGGGATGTTATCTTTTCTTGCAAACTGCCACCTGGAGGACAGGGGGACTCAGAGCTCAGGAGTTAGCCTTCCCGGCTTCCCCACTGCACCCTACCCAGGTCCAGAGCCCCTTCCATGCCTGGCTCACCATGGGAGTTCAGTGCCTGGACCTCAGCTGCCGTGTTTGAAGTGAAGTTGCTAAAAGTCATTCTCAGGGTCGCCAGGTCCCTCTGAAACTTGGAATCTGATCAGGTGGATGGGACAATCAGTGCTAGGGGCCAGCAGGCTCCCTCTCTGACAGCACTGGGTGGGGTACCTGATGTGCCTTGTCTCACTGGTCCCCACAGGGACCCAACCCAAAGGGACGGGCACTGTTGTTATTCAATGTTGCaggtaggaaactgaggcctagagcgGTGAAGTAATTTGACTTCATTCCCCAATTGATAAGTGACAAAGCCAGCAGTCACCCTCATCCATCACTATCGCCATCCACGCACCCCCGCCACCGCAACCGGTTATTTCTCTCGtccccacccaccctgtgccCCTCACTTTGGGATCCGATCACACAGATGCCGACcagcaggaggaggctgaggctcagggagagcaGGAGTGGCCAGGGGACAGAGAGGACACGGTGTAGGAAGGTCCGTGGGGGAGGCAGCCCTGCAAGAGGAGAGGGTGTCAGGATGAGAAGGGTCCggacaggagagagagggggaggaagagagggccaCGGAGACCTGTCGGGGGGAAGGCTGGTGCAGGTAGTGCTCGGAGGAGCCTGGACAAGGAGGATTGTGGGACAGGGGACGTCCAAGCCTCTGACTCCTCATGGACCAGCGCAAGTGCTCCATCACCTGGGCGCCTCACACCCCCGGGGACACAtgtacacagagacacacagacagggGACGATGCGATATGTAAGGTCCTATCAtcagagctgggggaggtggtgggaggacCCAGAGAGAGCTGGGAGCAGGCAGATCCTTAACAGGCTCATATTTATCAGTGAAAACAGGTTAGAAAATGGGTTTGATGCCCTCTCCAGAGCATAGGAGGCCAGGCCTGCTGTGGACCTTGAACCCTCTTCCTACTGGGGCTCCCAGAGGCTGAGGCCTGACCCCCTTAGCGTGGAGGACCCCACCAGTACACATGGTAGAAGTGCAGACAGGACCTGACCACAGAAACCCTTCTAAACATGAAGAGGGGATTTAGGAAAGActgttcctccttccttcttaccATCTGTAGAGCCATGGCTTTTCTTCTCGCTCTCCAAGTACTGGAGGTCTTCATACTTCACTGACATGCTTGGACCAACACAGCTTCTGAGGCCGTCGGAGATGAAATGGAGGCAGGGCCAGtggccaggcaggggcaggagctggggtaGAGGGGAGGCTGGGACTAGGTAGAAGCTGTGGTCAGGGCCAGAGCTGAGGTAAGAGATGAGAGTCGAGAAGGAACCAGGGCCAAGGCTAGGCacggggaggggaagggcttCGGTTTGCAGCTTAGGTCGGAAGTTGGGTCAAGGTTAGGCCTGAGTGAGGGTCACGTTGAGTTTGGGGTTGATGGCAGAGGTAGAGTTGGAGCTACATGTATTGCTAGGACTGGGCCTAACACTGAGGCTGGAAGCAGAGATTGCATCTCCTGCTACGACTGGGGTCAGTACTCATGTTGAAGCTATGGATGGAGTTGGACCTAAGCTTGGTGCGGAAGTTGGAAATAGGATACAGTGGAAGTTCAAGCTTGGGTTGGGGCTGGTGATAAGATTCAAGCAGACTCTAGGGCTGAAGCTGAGGGGAAGTTGGGGTTACTATGGGGTTCGGGCTGTGGCTGGGGTGGAGGCTGAAGATGAGGCTGGAACTAGGCTTGAGACGGGGCTGAGTGCGAGTCTCAGCTTGTGACCAAGGTTGTAGCTGCCATTATTCAATCGGCATCCAATGTAGGGAAGAGTCTAAAATCTCCACTCGGTCATTAAATCCCCAGCTGCCCCCATGTATATCTTCCCACTCCATCCCACTTAAGACCCACAGTCCCCAATCCCTGCTTTCTCTGACATCCTCCCTGTCCCCTTGGTCTCATCTGCATCCCCAGCCCGGTTACCTGTGAAAAGTCAAGAGGAGGTGATTCCTGAGTTCTTTGTGCAGTAATGACCAGAGgtggaaaaaattaaatcctCAAAAGCAGGAGTGGGGCTGACAGAAGGAGGCGCCGCCAGGAGTCTATAAATGGGGATCCCCCCAATTGGGGCAGTAAATAACAACAGGGAGGAATTGAAATCAGGACCCAGGCAGATGGTGTGTAGGGGCAGCTGGATATAGGGCCAGCTTTAATCTCTTCCTCCAGGGAGGGTCTACTCCCTTTCCGCTTCTTTTGAGCTCCCCTAACTTCCTCAATTTTCCCACTTGAGGGAGAGGAGTTAGACCAGAAGAAACCAGAGGTGCCACCTGTTGtttcccctctgccccacaccCCTTTCACTTCCTGCATCTGAATGAATATCAGAACTGTCGGTGTCCCCATCACTGCACAGCCGGGGCCGGAGGAACTCATTGCTGTGCTCTTGCTCAGTCCTGACGCTGAGTCCCAGGCATCTGCGCTTCCTCTGGGGTCTCAGTCATGGAGCTCGGCCAGCTCTGGTCAGCTCTTCCCGCTCCATtcagaaggaggggagagggtggctgACAATAGGGTTTCCTGGCCAgaatgggaggggaggagcctcggaaaaaaagaatttattgaaCACCAAATCTGCGATGAGGATTGTGCCAGACGTTTGCCGTGCATTAACCATTCAATTCCCACCAGACCCTTGAGAGGAACTTTGGATGatggactgaggctcagagccattgtgtgatttgcccaagatcacatatcTGGTAAGCAAAAGAGAATTCAAGCCCGATGCTGCCTGACACCATAACCTGGGCTCTCTCCACATACACAATCTTAACAAAAGGATTCAGTTTAATCCTGTCAACCCTTTCCATCCTTGAAAGGGGGCTGCCCTGAAttcacacacacaatcttttCAATAGGAAGGATTCCTAGTGTCTtaaaaggggaagaaggaaagcatatccattttagattttattttctaattaaatggGATTGTGTTCTGctacttgcttttaaaaattcatttaacaaGGCTTCAGGAACATTTTGCCACATCagtttataaaatgtcctttattcACTTCTCATCTTCATCTCATGTCATAAtatgtaccataatttatctATTAAGCTTTTCCCtattgataaacatttaggttgtttccagttttgttttgttttcttgctttatttttatttgttatttggtgttttcttaattaaaaaatttttttaatttattatctaTTTAGTTAGTTTTaagcagaggcactggggaattgaactcaggaccttgcgCCTGCTAAGtgtgcattctaccactgagttataccctccctccagaactgtggggtttttttcctttctgtttgtattttttttttttttttggtgggggaggtaattagatatttatttatacatttatttatttattttaatggaggtgctggggattgaacccaagacctcgtgcatgctaagcaagtgctctaccactgagctgtaccctcccccacgggtattttaattagtatttgtTCCAGACTGGGTTTTGGAAGCCAGTGCTGAGACTGAATTTAGGGTGCAGGCTACTTATTAAGCATCAACACctgtggaaggaaggggaaaggaaaggagagggcagagggaggcgtTAAACAGCTGCAAACAGCTTTAGCCAATCTAACAGGGGCTTCTGGGAGTTCAGATTGCATTGCCTGCCAGAGCTGCCCATCACTGGGACTGCAATGGGACCTTCATCACCCACCTCGCTGTCTCCAGATGGAGGATACCCCAGCAAGGGCAGGACCTCAGGAGAGGTGGCTGTCTGCACAGGTTACAGTCCCCACAGCTGGGCACCAAGTCCTTCCTGGAAGGGAGGTCGGGGTCTCTTACCTCTGTGTCTACCACGATTCACACGTTAATTTGGGAATAATTGACATTTTTGCATTATTGAACTTTTCCCACCAAGAGCATGGAATGTTTCTCCATTCACTCATCCAAGCATTTACTCATTAttttggtgtatacatctatcaaaactcatcagattgtacatctgaaatatgtctAGTTTACTGTATAAGAATCATACCAAAagaaaggtgtttaaaaaaaaaacaagtatgtaTTGGGTGTTgataaaggaaaattttcatgtgttgaggtatggggaagtcacTGGCTAGCTCATGAGTTAACCTgaattgtacatctgctttaattattaaagaaaagggagcattgaccagaagtaaaggaTGCCCATGTTAGAAGTAAAGATTAAATGCCTCTCTTCCTGGGACGCTaatgctggtcctcctttgataatgactcccttcccaggtcccAAGGCCATACCGACTCACTGTGTACATGTCAGtctggttttttggggtttttttttttgaaaccttgaagaaatgtatctCTGACTTGTTTAGTGTTCTTTGTtttgacaagatataaaactgtgctgcAAACCATGCTTCcccagagcagtttctcagagtcaTCTGGGAGGCTGGCATCCGGGTTATAGTCCTCAGCTTGG
The sequence above is a segment of the Camelus ferus isolate YT-003-E chromosome 16, BCGSAC_Cfer_1.0, whole genome shotgun sequence genome. Coding sequences within it:
- the LOC102515631 gene encoding C-type lectin domain family 10 member A isoform X1; protein product: MSVKYEDLQYLESEKKSHGSTDGLPPPRTFLHRVLSVPWPLLLSLSLSLLLLVGICVIGSQNSKFQRDLATLRMTFSNFTSNTAAEVQALNSHGGSLQEKITSLKAEVENHKQELQAARSLNDKMFSLDGKLENQQQELKAGYSEMLLQVQHLVKNLKSLTCKVAALESNGSRNTCCPTNWLEHEGSCYWFSSSGKPWPEAEKQCQLEDAHLVVINSGEEQNFVQAHIASYTWMGLSDLDGVWKWADGTDYETNFKNWKPGQPDDWSGHGLGGGEDCAHFHPDGKWNDDACQRPYRWICEAGLSKAT
- the LOC102515631 gene encoding asialoglycoprotein receptor 1 isoform X2 — translated: MSVKYEDLQYLESEKKSHGSTDGLPPPRTFLHRVLSVPWPLLLSLSLSLLLLVGICVIGSQSGSLQEKITSLKAEVENHKQELQAARSLNDKMFSLDGKLENQQQELKAGYSEMLLQVQHLVKNLKSLTCKVAALESNGSRNTCCPTNWLEHEGSCYWFSSSGKPWPEAEKQCQLEDAHLVVINSGEEQNFVQAHIASYTWMGLSDLDGVWKWADGTDYETNFKNWKPGQPDDWSGHGLGGGEDCAHFHPDGKWNDDACQRPYRWICEAGLSKAT